In Heteronotia binoei isolate CCM8104 ecotype False Entrance Well chromosome 4, APGP_CSIRO_Hbin_v1, whole genome shotgun sequence, a genomic segment contains:
- the DMRT3 gene encoding doublesex- and mab-3-related transcription factor 3 yields MNGYGSPYLYMGGPVAQPARAPLQRTPKCARCRNHGVLSWLKGHKRYCRFKDCTCEKCILIIERQRVMAAQVALRRQQANESMESLLPDTLRALPTAPAPPAAAATPPAHHGPPDAPGPAASFRPPVELAAAALRWASAEQPPAVLPASQLQKADMTDERLGDTSGADSTENYSDKDADQRSSPDVAKAKGSLTPESPEIVSVDEGGYAIQKNSGSSDSRPESPKYQPEQNHLLIEGPSGTVSLPFGLKANRPPLEVLKKIFPNQKPTVLELILKGCGGDLVSAVEVLLSSRSSVAVGDRTAAESEGLVLPSNGHLFEHTLSSYPISSSKWSVGSAFRVPDTLRFSADTSNVVTNPLAVPLQHPFPQPPRYPLMLRNTLARNQSSPFLPNDVTLWNTMTLQQQYQLRSQYVSPFSSSSTSVFRSSPVLPPRPAEDPRISIPDDGCPIVSKQPIYTEDDYDERSDSSDSRILNTSS; encoded by the exons ATGAACGGCTACGGCTCGCCCTACCTGTACATGGGGGGTCCGGTGGCCCAGCCGGCCCGGGCGCCCCTACAGCGGACGCCCAAGTGCGCGCGCTGCCGGAACCACGGGGTGCTGTCGTGGCTGAAGGGCCACAAGCGCTACTGCCGTTTCAAGGACTGCACCTGCGAGAAGTGCATCCTCATCATCGAGCGGCAGCGCGTCATGGCCGCCCAGGTGGCCCTCCGGCGCCAGCAAGCCAACGAGAGCATGGAGAGCCTCCTGCCCGACACTCTCCGCGCCCTGCCCACCGCCCCCGCGCccccggccgccgccgccacgCCGCCCGCCCACCACGGCCCGCCCGACGCCCCGGGACCAGCAGCCTCGTTCCGGCCCCCTGTGGAGCTGGCCGCAGCTGCCCTGCGCTGGGCTTCCGCCGAGCAGCCCCCGGCCGTTCTGCCCGCCTCGCAGCTGCAGAAAGCAG ATATGACCGATGAACGGTTGGGTGATACCAGTGGAGCAGACAGCACTGAGAATTACAGTGACAAAGATGCAGACCAAAGGAGTTCCCCAGATGTGGCAAAGGCCAAGGGCAGTTTGACTCCTGAGAGCCCTGAGATTGTTTCTGTGGATGAAGGTGGTTATGCCATCCAGAAAAACAGTGGTAGCAGTGACAGCAGGCCTGAGAGCCCCAAGTATCAGCCAGAACAAAATCACCTCCTGATTGAAGGTCCCTCAGGGACCGTTTCTCTACCTTTCGGCTTGAAAGCCAACCGCCCCCCTCTCGaagtattaaaaaaaatcttcccaaACCAAAAACCAACTGTGCTTGAATTAATCTTGAAAGGCTGTGGGGGTGACCTGGTGAGTGCAGTTGAGGTCCTTCTGTCTAGCCGGTCTTCTGTTGCTGTCGGAGACAGAACTGCAGCTGAATCAGAAGGGCTAGTTTTGCCTTCAAACGGCCACCTTTTTGAACACACTCTGAGTTCTTACCCTATTTCTTCCTCAAAATGGTCTGTAGGGTCTGCCtttagagtcccagataccttgAGGTTTTCTGCTGATACTAGTAATGTTGTCACAAATCCACTGGCTGTTCCCTTACAACATCCATTTCCTCAACCACCCCGGTATCCACTGATGCTGAGGAATACTTTGGCAAGAAACCAGTCCAGTCCATTTCTGCCTAATGATGTGACATTGTGGAACACTATGACACTGCAGCAGCAATATCAGCTGAGGTCTCAGTATGTCAGCCCTTTTTCAAGTAGTTCTACCAGTGTCTTCCGAAGTTCTCCTGTCCTTCCTCCACGCccagcagaagatcccaggatcTCAATCCCTGATGATGGATGTCCAATTGtgtcaaaacaaccaatttatACAGAAGACGACTATGATGAAAGATCTGACTCCTCAGACTCTAGAATACTAAACACATCTTCCTAG